Proteins encoded by one window of Labrus bergylta chromosome 2, fLabBer1.1, whole genome shotgun sequence:
- the LOC136181072 gene encoding NLR family CARD domain-containing protein 3-like: protein SGTVAAECRRKLKSNLKEKFQCVFEGIAKAGNPTLLNQIYTELYITEGGSGEVNDEHEVRQIETASRKPDRPETTIRQEDIFKASPGRDEPIRTVMTKGVAGIGKTVLTQKFTLDWAEDKDNQDIQFTFPFTFRELNVLKKKKFSLLELVHHFFPETKEAGICRFEEFQVVFIFDGLDECRLPLDFKNNETLTDVTESTSVDVLLTNLIRGKLLPSAHLWITTRPAAANQIPPECVDMVTEVRGFTDPQKEEYFRKRFRDEEQADRIISHIKTSRSLHIMCHIPVFCWITATVLEDVLKTREGGELPKTLTEMYIHFLVVQSKLKNIKYDGGAETDPHWSPESRKMIESLGKLAFEQLQKGNLIFYDSDLTECDIDIRAASVYSGVFTQIFKEERGLYQDKVFCFIHLSVQEFLAALHVHLTFINSGVNLMSKEQTTSWCSKVFREKPDPKHLYQSAVDQALQSPNGHLDLFLRFLLGLSLETNQNLIRGLLTHTGSGSKTNQETVKYIKKKISEDLSAEKSINLFHCLNELNDRSLVEEIQQSLRSGRLSTDELSPGQWSALVFILLSSEKDLDVFDLKKYSASEEALLRLLPVIKASNKALLSVCNLSERSCEALSSVLSSQSCSLRELDLSNNNLQDSEVKLLCSGLKTLHCSLETLRLSVCNLSERSCEALSSVLSSQSSSLRELDLSNNNLHDSGVKLLSTGLRSPLCSLDTLSLSGCLITGEGCASLASALSSSPLRHLDLSYNHPGERGEKLLSAGLEDPHCRLETLRYRQTHRSCLTVSEMKMYEIDSDLVSSSRLDHSGLHRLKPGLRKYACELELDTNTVSRDLKLSDNNRKVTHVEEHQSYPDHPDRFDNWCLQLLYRTGLTGRCYWEVEWRVKVDVSVSYRGIRRRGDMNGCWFGLNDQSWSLICSDGGYYVRHNNIRTEISSSSSSSSSSSSVSHRVAVYVDCPAGSLSFYRVSSDTLIHLHTFNTTFTEPLYPGFGFGTLGSSVSLCGLSV from the exons tcaggaacaGTCGCTGCAGAGTGCCGGCGTAAACTCAAATCTAatctgaaggagaagttccagtgtgtgtttgaggggattgctaaagcaggaaacccaacccttctgaaccagatctacacagagctctacatcacagagggagggagtggagaggtcaatgatgaacacgaggtcagacagattgaaacagcatccaggaaaccagacagaccagaaacaaccatcagacaagaagacatctttaaagcctcacctggaagagatgaaccaatcagaacagtgatgacaaagggagtggctggcatcgggaaaacagtcttaacacagaagttcactctggactgggctgaagacaaagacaaccaggacatacagttcacatttccattcactttcagagagctgaatgtgctgaagaagaaaaagttcagcctgttggaacttgttcatcacttctttcctgaaaccaaagaagcaggaatctgcaggtttgaagagttccaggttgtgttcatctttgacggtctggatgagtgtcgacttcctctggactttaaaaacaacgagaccctgactgatgtcacagagtccacctcagtggatgtgctgctgactaacctcatcagggggaaactgcttccctctgctcacctctggataaccacacgacctgcagcagccaatcagatccctcctgagtgtgttgacatggtgacagaggtcagagggttcactgacccacagaaggaggagtacttcaggaagaggttcagagaTGAGGAGCAAGCtgacagaatcatctcccacatcaagacatccagaagcctccacatcatgtgccacatcccagtcttctgctggatcactgctacagttctggaggatgtgctgaagaccagagagggaggagagctgcccaagaccctgactgagatgtacatccacttcctggtggttcagtccaaactgaagaacatcaagtatgatggaggagctgagacagatccacactggagtccagagagcaggaagatgattgagtctctgggaaaactggcttttgagcagctgcagaaaggaaacctgatcttctatgactcagacctgacagagtgtgacatcgatatcagagcagcctcagtgtactcaggagtgttcacacagatctttaaagaggagagaggactgtaccaggacaaggtgttctgcttcatccatctgagtgttcaggagtttctggctgctcttcatgtccatctgaccttcatcaactctggagtcaatctgatgtcaaaagaacaaacaacatcctGGTGTTCTaaagtattcagagaaaaacctgacccaaaacatttatatcagagtgctgtggaccaggccttacagagtcctaatggacacctggacttgttcctccgcttcctcctcggtctttctctagagaccaatcagaatctcatacgaggtctgctgacacacacaggaagtggctcaaagaccaatcaggaaacagtcaagtacatcaagaagaagatcagtgaggatctgtctgcagagaaaagcatcaatctgttccactgtctgaatgaactgaatgatcgttctctagtggaggagatccaacagtccctgagatcaggacgtctctctaCAGATGAACTGTCTCCTggtcagtggtcagctctggtcttcatcttactgtcatcagaaaaagatctggacgtgtttgacctgaagaaatactctgcttcagaggaggctcttctgaggctgctgcctgtgatcaaagcttcaaacaaagctct gctgagtgtctgtaacctctcagagagaagctgtgaagctctgtcctcagtcctcagctcccagtcctgtagtctgagagagctggacctgagcaacaacaacctgcaggattcagaagtgaagctgctgtgtagtggtttaaagactctacactgttcactggaaacgctcag gctgagtgtctgtaacctctcagagagaagctgtgaagctctgtcctcagtcctcagctcccagtcctctagtctgagagagctggacctgagcaacaacaacctgcatgattcaggagtgaagctgctgtctactggattAAGGAGTCCACTCTGTAgtctggacactctcag tctgtcaggttgtctgatcacaggagaaggttgtgcgtctctggcctcagctctaagctcctcccccctgagacatctggacctgagctacaatcatccaggagaacgaggagagaagctgctgtctgctggactggaggatccacactgcagactggagacactgaggtacagacagacacacagaagctgtctcactgtttctgaa atgaagatgtatgaaatagattctgatctggtttcttcctccaggttggaccatagtggactgcacagactgaagcctggtctgaggaagt acgcctgtgagctggaactggacacaaacacagtgagcagagacctcaaactgtctgacaacaacaggaaggtgacacatGTGGAGGAGcatcagtcatatcctgatcatccagacagatttgataacTGGTGTCTTCAGCTGCTGTataggactggtctgactggtcgctgttactgggaggtcgagtggagagtAAAGGttgatgtatcagtgagttacagaggaatcagaaggagaggagacatgaaTGGATGTTGGTTTGGATTaaatgatcagtcctggagtctgatctgctctgatgGAGGTTACTATGTCAGGCACAATAACATAAGAacagagatctcctcctcctcctcctcctcctcctcctcctcctctgtctctcacagagtagcagtgtatgtggactgtcctgctggctctctgtccttctacagagtctcctctgacacactgatccacctccacaccttcaacaccacattcactgaacctctctatcctgggtttgggtTCGGGACTcttggttcttcagtgtctctgtgtggtctgtcagtctga